TCAGAAATAGCTACTAACATAGTATTCCAAATACTATTTAAAAAAGTTTCAGATTGCAAACGATTTGCTTCGCTCATTTTATCCAACATAAAAGGTTCAATGGCACTTTTAAATTTCCCGTGTCTGAAAATCTGAACGTCTACCCCTAATTTCTCAAATGTTTTCTTAAAAAACATAATACTCATACTTAAGCCTTTTAAATCCATAGCTCCCTGCGGATTCAGATAAATTTTATCACTTACAGAGGCTAAATAATACTCTTTTTGCCCATAGTATTCACCATAGGTGTAAATAAATTTTCCGCTTTTCTTAAAATCAAGTAACAAATCGCGTACTTCTTTAATGCTCGCAAAACCGGCATTTAAAGCTTGAACTTCCAAATAAATTCCTTTTACTTTTTCATCGTTTTTAGCACCCTCCAATTTTCGGGCAAGGGAATTCAAACCGGTTCCTTCCTCATTAGCGAATTTGTTCATTTTCCTGAATTCTTCAAAAGGATCTTCAATCTCTCGCTCATTGATATTACCACTTAACTTGATTTTAATTACTGCGGCTGATTTAGCCTTACCCGAATCATCCTCATTCATCGCCTCGCCAATACTGCTTTTAATTACTGCTATTATAACCACTATTCCCAGAATAGTTGCCAAAAATAATCCAATCAACGACCCAAAAAATGCCCCAAAAAACTGCTTCATAGTAAAGGTTTTTAATAATTTGTTATCTAATAAGAACCCTAAAAATACAAAGGATTATTAATTTAACCGAATTATAATATGAAAGAAGCAATTTTATGTTTGGGAAGTAATTTGGGCAACCGGTACAACACGTTAAAAGTAACGCGAAATTTAATTGCTCGTTTTGCCGGTAAGCTTGTTGCAAGTTCCAAGATATATGAAACTGAACCCTGGGAAAGCAAATCTCATTTGAAATATCTAAATCAGGTAATTATTATTCAAACTCAATTAACTGCTCCTTCCCTACTGCGGACACTATTGAAAATTGAAAAAAAATTAGGTCGGATAAGAACCGATGAAAAAAACGGAGACCGGAGTTGTGATATTGATATTTTGTTTTTTGAAAGAATGATATTTTCAAAAAAACAATTAACTATACCACATCCACAAATCGAAAATCGGATGTTTGTGCTCAAACCTTTGATGGATGTAGCCGCAAACTATAAGCATCCAATAAATAATAAAACAATTAAACAATTATATAAATCTTGTGCCGATAAGCTACATGTGAAGTTATACCAGAAACCAATTTATGTTTGTATAGAAGGGAATATTGGCAGTGGAAAAAGTACATTTGCTAAAGAAATAAGTCAATTACTCAAGGCTAAATATTTACCGGAAGAATTTGAAAAAAACAGCCTTTTACCCTTATTTTATGAAAAACCCGAACAATTTGCACTAATACTTGAAAACAGCTTCTTGTTAAGCAGGTTCCAGCAAATGAAAAATGTATTTGACACAACACAAAAAGCGGTGATTAGCGATTATACTTTCTATAAATGTCTTTGGTTTGCAAAAATCAACTTAAAAAATAAAGATTATAAAATTTTTAAAAAGCATTTTCAGGTATTAAATGATGAACTTCCTAAACCCGATTTAATAATTTATTTGAAAGCTACAATTCCTCAAATTCAGAAAAACATTAAAGCCAGAGCAAGAAAATTTGAAGAAAAAATTGATTCCACTTACTTAAAAAAGATAGCCAAAACTTATCAAGCAGGACTTGAGGATCTTAACAGCATTAAAATACTTCAAATACCCGTGGACGGGTATGAATTAAAACATACCAAAAGGTTAATAAATGAAATTAAAAGTGAAATAAATCAATTACAAAACGAATAATTTAATTAATTTTATTAGCTCATGCGTTCAATTCTTATTTTCATATCCATCTGCTTTTCATTGCTTTTTAAAAGTCAAATAACTTTTATAGGACATTGTTATATCAATAACGAAAAATTGGCTAATACCGAGATTTTAGTGAACAATGGATCAGATGTTATTCAAAAACTAAATACGAATAAAACAAATGACTTTAGTATTAAGTTGGAATTTGGAAACATTTACCGTTTACATCTTAAAAATGAGTTAAGTCCTAACTTAATTCTTGAAATAGTAGCCAATAATATACCGGATGAAAAAAAGAATATTCACATGACGCATGAAATGAATATTGAGTTTTATTATACAAATGATGATGATATAGATACCAGCGTATTTAAAAGACCATTTAAAAAATTAATATTCGACGGTAAATCAAAAATAGTGGAAGATACTGCATACACTGCGGCATTTGAAAGGAAAATTTTAAGACAGATACCATTGGTTGAAGAAGCCCGCGACCCTAAAGGTTTAGAATTTCCGGTAACAATTGCCGGACGATTAGTATTGAATGAAGATATTAAACTGCCTTTATCCTATAAAAAAGTTTCAATTTTTAATAAAGAGAATAAAATATTGAAAAGAACAGAAACCAATAGATTTGGCTCATTTGCCTTTACAGGAGTAAAATACTCGCAAATTTCAAAAATCAGAATTGAAACAGCATCTAAAGAAATTTCAGGAGGAGAAGCGCATGTATTAAACAGTAAACACGAGTCAGTTGCCAGTTCTAAATGTGCTGGCGAAGGGTGTTATATTAATTTAAATTCAGAAAAAACAAAGTCGTTGATTGACAATAATTATACGGCCAATATAGGCGGAAAACTAATACTCTCTTCACCGGGTTCTAAAAAGTTCTTTTCTAACAAAACAGTTTATTTATCAAACAAAAGAAATACCGTAATTCAAAAAACGACTACCAATATTTTGGGCACATTTGTTTTTGAAGGTTTAAAACCCGACGCATCTTATTATATTGGGATTGATGCCAAAGAAGCAAGTCCGGGTGAAAATATTGACTTTCTGAATAAAGACGATAAACTGGTTGCACAATTCGACACTGTGGCGGCATTTAGACGATCAATTAAGTTAAGTACCGACTTTAATCCAACCTTTAATGCGATTTCGATTAGTGATGATGAAATGAAAATGAATGTAAGAGCGAAATTATATGGTGATAATACCAATAACCCCATAGGAAAACTTAAAATACTTTTATTGAATGATGCTTATGTTGTTATAGACAGTGCATTGACAGATGATTTTGGAACATTTAAATTTAAATATCTTCCTTTTTTAAAGAAATTTTATTTAAGCGCAGAAAACACAAACAATATATTAGATGTGTTTAATAACATACTTGTTTACAGTATTGATGACAATTTATTAAAAGTAATGACACATGAAAAGGGAACAAAATTTGAATATCGCCCTATTCCTGCTGAAATGAATAAATTGAAAGAAATTGAAATAGATGACCCTTGGTTTGAATTAATTACAAACGATAAGGAAAGAAAAACAAAACGCGGATTAGATCAGAAAAAAACAATCATTGAGAATATTTTATTTAACAATAACGAACATGAATTATTGCCACAGGCCAAACAAATACTTGA
This sequence is a window from Sphingobacteriaceae bacterium. Protein-coding genes within it:
- a CDS encoding OmpA family protein; this encodes MRSILIFISICFSLLFKSQITFIGHCYINNEKLANTEILVNNGSDVIQKLNTNKTNDFSIKLEFGNIYRLHLKNELSPNLILEIVANNIPDEKKNIHMTHEMNIEFYYTNDDDIDTSVFKRPFKKLIFDGKSKIVEDTAYTAAFERKILRQIPLVEEARDPKGLEFPVTIAGRLVLNEDIKLPLSYKKVSIFNKENKILKRTETNRFGSFAFTGVKYSQISKIRIETASKEISGGEAHVLNSKHESVASSKCAGEGCYINLNSEKTKSLIDNNYTANIGGKLILSSPGSKKFFSNKTVYLSNKRNTVIQKTTTNILGTFVFEGLKPDASYYIGIDAKEASPGENIDFLNKDDKLVAQFDTVAAFRRSIKLSTDFNPTFNAISISDDEMKMNVRAKLYGDNTNNPIGKLKILLLNDAYVVIDSALTDDFGTFKFKYLPFLKKFYLSAENTNNILDVFNNILVYSIDDNLLKVMTHEKGTKFEYRPIPAEMNKLKEIEIDDPWFELITNDKERKTKRGLDQKKTIIENILFNNNEHELLPQAKQILDKVILVLKTNKSIKLELSAHTDSKGNDADNLKLSQLRAKSVREYITKAGIEIDRIISVGYGEGQLLNKCSNNVPCTELEHAQNRRVEFKILEE
- the folK gene encoding 2-amino-4-hydroxy-6-hydroxymethyldihydropteridine diphosphokinase, with the translated sequence MKEAILCLGSNLGNRYNTLKVTRNLIARFAGKLVASSKIYETEPWESKSHLKYLNQVIIIQTQLTAPSLLRTLLKIEKKLGRIRTDEKNGDRSCDIDILFFERMIFSKKQLTIPHPQIENRMFVLKPLMDVAANYKHPINNKTIKQLYKSCADKLHVKLYQKPIYVCIEGNIGSGKSTFAKEISQLLKAKYLPEEFEKNSLLPLFYEKPEQFALILENSFLLSRFQQMKNVFDTTQKAVISDYTFYKCLWFAKINLKNKDYKIFKKHFQVLNDELPKPDLIIYLKATIPQIQKNIKARARKFEEKIDSTYLKKIAKTYQAGLEDLNSIKILQIPVDGYELKHTKRLINEIKSEINQLQNE